In Pan troglodytes isolate AG18354 chromosome 21, NHGRI_mPanTro3-v2.0_pri, whole genome shotgun sequence, one genomic interval encodes:
- the ID1 gene encoding DNA-binding protein inhibitor ID-1 — MKVASGSTATAAAGPSCALKAGKTASGAGEVVRCLSEQSVAISRCAGGAGARLPALLDEQQVNVLLYDMNGCYSRLKELVPTLPQNRKVSKVEILQHVIDYIRDLQLELNSESEVGTPGGRGLPVRAPLSTLNGEISALTAEAACVPADDRILCR; from the exons ATGAAAGTCGCCAGTGGCAgcaccgccaccgccgccgcggGCCCCAGCTGCGCGCTGAAGGCCGGCAAGACAGCGAGCGGCGCGGGCGAGGTGGTGCGCTGTCTGTCTGAGCAGAGCGTGGCCATCTCGCGCTGCGCCGGGGGCGCCGGGGCGCGCCTGCCTGCCCTGCTGGACGAGCAGCAGGTAAACGTGCTGCTCTACGACATGAACGGCTGTTACTCACGCCTCAAGGAGCTGGTGCCCACCCTGCCCCAGAACCGCAAGGTGAGCAAGGTGGAGATTCTCCAGCACGTCATCGACTACATCAGGGACCTGCAGTTAGAGCTGAACTCGGAATCCGAAGTTGGGACCCCCGGGGGCCGAGGGCTGCCGGTCCGGGCTCCGCTCAGCACCCTCAACGGCGAGATCAGCGCCCTGACGGCCGAG GCGGCATGCGTTCCTGCGGACGATCGCATCTTGTGTCGCTGA